The following proteins are co-located in the Campylobacter concisus genome:
- the rplC gene encoding 50S ribosomal protein L3 gives MEYIVEKIGMSRTIATKSTPVTLLKLVEAKVCEIDENKRAIVAYAHTKANNKAIAGQQKKYNLTAEFNKFATLEVANSEVGNLDFTPLNEAKILKVSFNSKGRGYQGVVKRHGFGGGPKSHGSRFHRRHGSIGNCEWPGRVQPGMKMAGHMGNEKVTVKNELISFDAQNGIVVVKGCVPGHNGAMGKIRIVK, from the coding sequence ATGGAATATATTGTAGAAAAAATAGGCATGAGTAGAACGATTGCCACGAAGAGTACGCCAGTTACACTACTTAAGCTAGTTGAGGCTAAAGTATGTGAGATCGACGAAAACAAACGTGCTATCGTAGCGTATGCCCACACTAAAGCAAACAACAAAGCTATCGCTGGTCAGCAAAAGAAATACAATCTGACTGCAGAATTTAACAAATTTGCTACGCTTGAAGTAGCTAATAGCGAAGTTGGAAACCTAGACTTTACACCATTAAACGAGGCTAAAATTTTAAAAGTTAGCTTTAACTCAAAAGGTAGAGGCTACCAAGGTGTGGTAAAAAGACATGGTTTTGGCGGTGGTCCAAAAAGCCACGGCTCACGTTTCCACAGACGCCACGGTTCAATTGGTAACTGCGAATGGCCAGGTCGTGTTCAACCAGGTATGAAAATGGCAGGACACATGGGTAATGAGAAAGTTACTGTTAAAAACGAGCTAATAAGCTTTGACGCTCAAAATGGCATCGTAGTTGTAAAAGGTTGCGTTCCTGGTCACAATGGTGCAATGGGTAAAATAAGGATTGTAAAATGA
- the rplD gene encoding 50S ribosomal protein L4 — protein sequence MSKIHVLNDKFENSGELELPASYAEVNPHNLYLYVKSYLAGIRANSAHTKSRAFVSGGGKKPWRQKGRGGARAGSTRTNVWVGGAVAFGPTNEKNYFQKVNKKQKRLALEYALAVKAQDGKIFAVDSISIESGKTKDAANIIKNLKVKDALIVKDLLDDKTLLAFRNLANCYVVDANEVNAYLVSTFSSVIIEKAALKTITKEG from the coding sequence ATGAGTAAAATTCACGTATTAAACGATAAATTTGAAAATTCAGGCGAGTTAGAGCTTCCTGCAAGCTACGCTGAAGTAAATCCGCACAACCTATATCTTTATGTAAAATCTTACCTTGCTGGTATAAGAGCAAATTCGGCTCATACTAAAAGCCGTGCTTTTGTAAGCGGTGGTGGTAAAAAACCATGGAGACAAAAAGGACGTGGTGGTGCAAGAGCGGGTTCAACTAGAACTAACGTTTGGGTAGGCGGTGCAGTTGCATTTGGTCCAACAAACGAGAAAAACTATTTTCAAAAAGTCAATAAAAAACAAAAAAGACTAGCTCTTGAGTACGCTTTGGCAGTAAAAGCACAAGATGGTAAAATTTTTGCAGTAGATAGCATCTCAATCGAGTCTGGAAAGACAAAAGATGCAGCTAATATCATCAAAAATTTAAAAGTAAAAGACGCACTTATCGTTAAAGATCTACTAGACGATAAAACACTACTTGCTTTTAGAAATTTAGCAAACTGCTATGTAGTAGATGCAAATGAGGTAAATGCTTATCTTGTCTCTACATTTAGTTCGGTTATCATTGAAAAAGCTGCACTAAAAACTATAACAAAAGAGGGCTAA
- a CDS encoding 50S ribosomal protein L23, translating to MADITDIKTIIYTEKTLGLQEQGVVVIQTSPRVTKNSLKAVLQEYFGVTPVRVNSLRISGKVKRFRGRAGQRDEIKKFYVKLPEGVSLENTEA from the coding sequence ATGGCGGATATAACTGATATCAAAACAATTATTTATACAGAAAAAACTCTAGGCCTTCAAGAACAAGGCGTTGTTGTTATCCAAACTTCACCAAGAGTTACAAAAAACAGCTTAAAAGCGGTTTTACAAGAGTATTTTGGAGTAACGCCTGTTCGCGTAAATTCACTTAGAATTAGCGGCAAGGTTAAGCGTTTTAGAGGAAGAGCAGGCCAACGTGACGAGATAAAGAAATTCTACGTTAAGTTACCTGAAGGCGTAAGCCTAGAAAATACGGAGGCGTAA
- the rplB gene encoding 50S ribosomal protein L2, giving the protein MAIKSYKPYTPSRRYMTGLSSEDITAKPSVRSLLVKIPASGGRNNNGRITSRHKEAGAKKLYRIIDFKRRKFGIEGKVEAIEYDPNRNCRIALIAYKDGEKRYIIRPNGLNVGDVIASIDEGSLDIKPGNAMKLRFIPVGTIVHNVELKPGKGAQIARSAGGYAQLMGKEEKYVILRMPSGEMRQVLAECMASIGVVGNEDWANITIGKAGRNRHRGIRPQTRGSAMNPVDHPHGGGEGKKNSGRHPVTPWGKPTKGAKTRRKKASDKLIISRRKGK; this is encoded by the coding sequence ATGGCTATAAAATCATATAAACCATATACACCTAGTCGTAGATATATGACTGGACTAAGCTCTGAAGATATAACAGCTAAACCAAGCGTTAGAAGCTTGCTTGTTAAAATACCTGCATCTGGCGGTAGAAACAACAATGGCCGTATAACTTCAAGACATAAAGAGGCAGGTGCAAAAAAACTTTATCGTATCATCGACTTCAAACGTCGTAAATTTGGTATAGAAGGTAAAGTTGAAGCGATCGAATACGATCCAAACAGAAACTGCCGTATCGCTCTTATAGCTTACAAAGATGGTGAAAAGCGCTATATCATTAGACCAAATGGCCTAAATGTTGGCGACGTTATCGCATCTATCGATGAGGGCTCACTAGATATTAAACCAGGCAACGCTATGAAACTAAGATTTATCCCAGTTGGTACTATCGTTCATAACGTAGAGCTAAAACCTGGTAAAGGCGCTCAGATAGCTCGTTCAGCTGGCGGTTATGCTCAGCTAATGGGTAAAGAAGAGAAGTATGTTATCTTAAGAATGCCAAGTGGCGAGATGAGACAAGTACTAGCTGAGTGTATGGCAAGTATCGGTGTAGTTGGCAACGAAGACTGGGCTAACATCACTATCGGTAAGGCCGGACGTAATCGCCACCGCGGTATCCGCCCACAAACACGTGGTTCTGCTATGAACCCAGTTGATCACCCACACGGTGGTGGTGAAGGTAAGAAAAATTCAGGCCGTCACCCAGTTACTCCATGGGGTAAACCAACTAAAGGTGCTAAGACTCGCCGTAAAAAAGCTAGCGATAAGCTTATAATTTCAAGAAGGAAAGGAAAATAG
- the rpsS gene encoding 30S ribosomal protein S19 has product MARSLKKGPFVDDHVMKKVIAAKNANDNKPIKTWSRRSTIVPEMIGLTFNVHNGKSFIPVYVTENHIGYKLGEFAPTRTFKGHKGSVQKKIGK; this is encoded by the coding sequence ATGGCAAGATCACTCAAAAAAGGTCCTTTCGTAGATGATCATGTAATGAAAAAAGTTATTGCCGCAAAAAATGCAAACGATAACAAACCAATCAAGACTTGGTCAAGACGTAGCACGATTGTACCTGAAATGATTGGACTAACATTTAACGTTCATAATGGCAAGAGCTTTATTCCTGTATATGTTACAGAAAATCATATAGGCTATAAACTTGGCGAATTTGCTCCAACACGCACATTTAAGGGTCACAAAGGCTCAGTGCAAAAGAAAATCGGCAAGTAA
- the rplV gene encoding 50S ribosomal protein L22: MSRAIIKFVRLSPTKARLIAREVQGMNAELALASLQFMPNRGAKFIANAISSAVANGGFEPEEVVVTSCRVDAGPVLKRFRPRARGTASKIRKPTSHVMVEVSKPEKKEA, encoded by the coding sequence ATGAGTAGAGCAATTATAAAATTCGTAAGACTTTCTCCTACAAAAGCAAGACTTATAGCAAGAGAAGTTCAAGGCATGAATGCCGAGCTAGCACTTGCAAGCTTGCAATTTATGCCAAATCGTGGTGCTAAATTTATAGCAAACGCTATTAGCTCAGCAGTAGCAAATGGCGGATTTGAGCCAGAAGAGGTTGTAGTAACTAGTTGCCGCGTTGACGCTGGTCCTGTATTAAAGAGATTTAGACCAAGAGCAAGAGGAACAGCGAGCAAAATTCGCAAACCTACTTCTCATGTAATGGTAGAAGTATCTAAACCTGAAAAGAAGGAAGCATAA
- the rpsC gene encoding 30S ribosomal protein S3, giving the protein MGQKVNPIGLRLGINRNWESRWFPTKQSLPENIGEDYKIRAFLKKKLYYAGISQILIERTAKKLRVTVVAARPGIIIGKKGQDVENLKNEVSKLIGKEVNVNIKEERKAQASAQLAAENVAMQLEKRVAFRRAMKKVIQGAQKSGAKGIKISVAGRLGGAEMARTEWYLEGRVPLHTLRAKIDYGVAEAHTTYGNIGIKVWIFKGEVLQKGVQPEKTEEEAPKKTRRARRGK; this is encoded by the coding sequence ATGGGACAAAAAGTAAATCCAATAGGTCTTAGACTAGGAATTAACCGCAACTGGGAATCTAGATGGTTTCCAACCAAACAAAGTCTTCCTGAAAATATCGGTGAAGATTATAAAATTCGTGCATTTTTAAAGAAAAAACTTTACTATGCAGGAATTAGCCAAATTCTTATCGAAAGAACGGCTAAAAAACTTCGTGTAACCGTAGTTGCAGCTCGTCCTGGTATCATCATCGGCAAAAAAGGTCAGGATGTTGAAAACCTAAAGAATGAAGTTAGCAAACTTATCGGCAAAGAAGTAAATGTAAATATCAAAGAAGAAAGAAAAGCTCAAGCTTCAGCTCAACTTGCTGCTGAAAATGTAGCTATGCAACTTGAAAAGCGTGTCGCATTTAGACGTGCTATGAAAAAAGTTATCCAAGGTGCTCAAAAATCAGGTGCTAAAGGTATAAAAATTTCAGTTGCTGGTCGTTTAGGTGGTGCTGAGATGGCAAGAACCGAGTGGTATCTAGAAGGTCGCGTTCCGCTTCATACTCTTAGAGCAAAGATTGATTACGGTGTAGCTGAGGCTCATACGACTTATGGAAACATAGGTATTAAAGTATGGATTTTTAAAGGTGAGGTTCTTCAAAAAGGTGTTCAACCTGAGAAAACTGAAGAAGAGGCACCTAAGAAAACACGTAGAGCAAGAAGAGGTAAATAA
- the rplP gene encoding 50S ribosomal protein L16 yields MLMPKRTKFRKQMKGRNRGYATRGASLATGEFALKAVEAGRINSRQIEAARQALTRHVKRQAKIWIRVFPDKPLTKKPLQTRMGKGKAGVEEWVMNIKPGRIIFEMAGVSEELAREALTLALHKLPFKSKFVTRESENEIY; encoded by the coding sequence ATGTTGATGCCTAAAAGAACGAAATTTCGTAAGCAAATGAAAGGTCGCAACCGTGGTTATGCGACTCGTGGAGCATCTTTAGCAACTGGTGAATTTGCACTTAAGGCTGTTGAAGCTGGTAGAATAAATTCTCGCCAAATAGAAGCTGCTCGTCAAGCTCTAACTCGTCACGTAAAAAGACAGGCTAAAATTTGGATTAGGGTTTTCCCTGATAAGCCACTTACTAAAAAACCTCTACAAACTCGTATGGGTAAAGGTAAGGCTGGAGTTGAAGAGTGGGTTATGAATATCAAACCTGGTCGTATAATATTTGAAATGGCTGGTGTTAGCGAAGAGTTAGCTCGTGAAGCTCTAACTTTGGCTCTACACAAACTTCCTTTCAAATCAAAATTTGTAACGCGAGAGAGTGAAAATGAAATATACTGA
- the rpmC gene encoding 50S ribosomal protein L29 translates to MKYTELKDKSVAELNALLKEKKVLLFTLRQKLKTMQLSNPNEISAIRKEIAQINTAISATRQGA, encoded by the coding sequence ATGAAATATACTGAGTTAAAAGATAAGAGCGTTGCAGAATTAAACGCGTTGCTAAAAGAGAAAAAGGTGCTTTTATTTACTTTAAGACAAAAGCTAAAAACTATGCAGTTAAGCAACCCTAATGAGATTAGTGCTATTCGCAAAGAGATAGCTCAGATCAACACTGCAATTAGTGCAACAAGACAAGGGGCGTAA
- the rpsQ gene encoding 30S ribosomal protein S17, translating into MALKREIQGVVLQKAGDKTATILVERRVMHPRYHKFVKRFKKYLVHDEKNETRAGDTVVAIECRPLSARKNFRLKAVLAKGVE; encoded by the coding sequence ATGGCATTAAAAAGAGAAATTCAAGGTGTTGTTTTACAAAAAGCTGGAGATAAAACAGCTACTATTTTGGTAGAAAGACGCGTTATGCACCCAAGATACCATAAATTTGTAAAACGCTTTAAAAAGTATTTAGTTCACGATGAGAAAAATGAGACAAGAGCAGGTGATACAGTTGTTGCGATCGAGTGCAGACCACTTTCAGCTCGCAAGAATTTTCGCTTAAAAGCTGTATTGGCAAAGGGAGTTGAGTAA
- the rplN gene encoding 50S ribosomal protein L14 has translation MIQSFTRLAVADNSGAKELMCIKVLGGSKRRYATLGDIIVCSVKKALPNGKIKKGQVVKAVVVRTKKEVQRDNGSLIRFDENAAVILDSKKEPVGTRIFGPVGREVRYANFMKIVSLAPEVL, from the coding sequence ATGATTCAAAGTTTTACAAGACTTGCAGTTGCTGATAATAGTGGTGCAAAAGAGTTAATGTGTATAAAAGTTCTTGGCGGTAGCAAAAGAAGATACGCTACACTTGGTGATATCATAGTTTGCTCTGTTAAAAAAGCTCTTCCAAATGGCAAGATCAAAAAAGGACAGGTTGTAAAAGCTGTTGTTGTAAGAACTAAAAAAGAGGTTCAAAGAGATAATGGTTCGCTAATCCGCTTTGATGAGAACGCAGCTGTTATACTTGATAGCAAAAAAGAGCCAGTCGGCACTCGTATTTTTGGACCAGTTGGACGTGAAGTTAGATATGCTAACTTTATGAAAATTGTTTCGCTAGCTCCGGAGGTTTTATAA
- the rplX gene encoding 50S ribosomal protein L24 — translation MANVKFKVKKGDTVKIIAGDDKGKTGKILAVLAKKSQVIVEGCKVAKKAIKPSEKTPNGGHVNKEMPIDISNVAKVEG, via the coding sequence ATGGCTAATGTAAAATTTAAAGTCAAAAAAGGCGATACCGTTAAGATCATCGCTGGTGACGATAAAGGTAAAACTGGTAAGATTTTAGCAGTTCTTGCAAAAAAAAGTCAGGTTATAGTTGAGGGATGCAAAGTAGCTAAAAAAGCTATTAAACCAAGCGAAAAAACTCCAAATGGTGGTCACGTAAATAAAGAGATGCCAATTGACATATCAAACGTCGCGAAAGTTGAAGGATAA
- the rplE gene encoding 50S ribosomal protein L5, which yields MSRLKDKFNETIKPALVKEFDIKNPMLIPALEKIVISVGAGDSAKDQKVLQNMADTISLIAGQKAVITDAKKSVAGFKVREGFPVGIKVTLRKEQMYAFLDKLISVALPRVKDFRGLPKNGFDGRGNYNFGLSEQLMFPEVEYDKILRTHGMNITIATTAKNDKEAFKLLELFGVPFAKGK from the coding sequence ATGAGTAGATTAAAAGATAAATTTAACGAAACTATCAAGCCAGCTCTCGTAAAAGAATTTGACATCAAAAATCCAATGCTTATCCCTGCGCTCGAGAAGATCGTGATCAGTGTAGGCGCTGGAGACTCTGCGAAAGATCAGAAAGTGCTTCAAAATATGGCTGATACCATTTCACTTATCGCTGGACAAAAAGCGGTTATCACTGATGCTAAAAAATCAGTTGCTGGCTTTAAAGTTCGCGAAGGTTTCCCTGTTGGTATCAAAGTAACTTTGAGAAAAGAGCAAATGTATGCTTTCTTAGATAAGCTAATCAGTGTTGCTCTTCCAAGGGTTAAAGACTTCCGTGGTCTTCCAAAAAATGGCTTTGATGGACGTGGAAACTATAACTTTGGTCTTAGCGAGCAGCTAATGTTTCCAGAGGTTGAGTATGATAAAATTTTACGAACTCATGGTATGAATATTACGATTGCTACTACGGCTAAAAACGATAAAGAGGCATTCAAATTGCTAGAGCTATTTGGTGTGCCGTTTGCAAAAGGAAAGTAA
- a CDS encoding type Z 30S ribosomal protein S14: MAKKSMIAKAARKPKFAVRGYTRCQICGRPHSVYKDFGICRVCLRKMANEGLIPGLKKASW; encoded by the coding sequence ATGGCAAAGAAATCAATGATAGCAAAAGCTGCGCGCAAGCCAAAATTTGCGGTTCGTGGCTATACTAGATGCCAAATTTGCGGTCGTCCGCACTCTGTTTATAAAGATTTTGGAATTTGCCGTGTTTGCCTAAGAAAAATGGCTAACGAAGGCCTAATACCTGGTCTTAAAAAAGCAAGTTGGTAA
- the rpsH gene encoding 30S ribosomal protein S8: MLNDLISDGLTRIRNASMRRLETAKLLHSKVVEATLSILAAKGYIESYNVIEEGNKKFINVVLKYDEYGRSVINELKRVSKPGRRVYQGKDDIKRFKNGYGTVIVSTSKGVMSGIEASKAGVGGEVLCTVW; encoded by the coding sequence ATGTTGAACGATTTAATATCAGATGGATTAACACGCATTAGAAATGCAAGTATGAGAAGACTTGAGACTGCTAAATTGCTTCATTCTAAGGTTGTTGAGGCTACTCTTTCTATCCTTGCAGCAAAAGGCTATATCGAGAGCTACAACGTTATCGAAGAAGGCAATAAAAAATTTATAAATGTGGTTTTAAAGTATGATGAGTACGGCAGAAGCGTTATAAACGAGCTTAAAAGGGTTTCAAAACCTGGTCGCCGTGTTTATCAAGGTAAAGACGACATTAAGCGTTTTAAAAATGGTTACGGAACAGTTATCGTTAGCACAAGCAAAGGCGTTATGAGCGGTATTGAGGCAAGTAAAGCTGGCGTTGGCGGCGAGGTTCTTTGCACCGTTTGGTAA
- the rplF gene encoding 50S ribosomal protein L6: MSRIGKQPIAIPSGVDVSVENNVLKFKKGNHIKELDTKGHVDVKIENGHIVFAPKGEDRQSRAYWGTYRALANNIVTGITAGFTRQLEINGVGYKAAAKGKILELSLGFSHLINYELPAGVEASVEKNVITIKGDDKQVVGQVAAQVRGFRPPEPYKGKGVKYLEERIIRKAGKTSKK; this comes from the coding sequence ATGTCACGTATTGGAAAACAGCCTATCGCTATCCCAAGTGGTGTAGACGTTAGCGTTGAAAATAATGTCCTAAAATTTAAAAAGGGCAATCATATAAAAGAGCTTGACACAAAAGGTCACGTTGATGTCAAGATAGAAAATGGTCATATAGTTTTTGCTCCAAAAGGCGAAGATCGCCAAAGCAGAGCTTACTGGGGAACATATAGAGCACTTGCTAATAATATCGTAACTGGTATCACTGCGGGATTCACTCGCCAGCTTGAGATCAACGGCGTTGGTTACAAAGCAGCTGCAAAAGGTAAAATTTTAGAGCTTTCTCTTGGTTTTTCACACCTTATCAACTATGAGCTACCAGCAGGCGTTGAAGCTAGTGTTGAGAAAAACGTTATTACTATCAAAGGCGATGACAAACAAGTAGTAGGACAAGTGGCTGCTCAAGTTAGAGGATTTAGACCACCTGAGCCATATAAAGGTAAGGGTGTTAAATATCTAGAAGAACGTATTATCCGCAAAGCGGGCAAGACATCTAAGAAGTAA
- the rplR gene encoding 50S ribosomal protein L18, producing MTAKVLKRKIALRIKRKRRIRGKISGVATCPRVSIFKSNRTIYVQAIDDVTATTLAAVDGRKIGIKANKEGAVTLAKEFAKALKAKKIDVAVFDRNGYLYHGVIAAFAEALRENGIKL from the coding sequence ATGACAGCAAAAGTACTAAAAAGAAAAATCGCTCTTAGAATTAAGAGGAAAAGAAGAATCAGAGGTAAAATTTCTGGTGTTGCAACTTGCCCAAGAGTTTCTATTTTCAAATCGAATAGAACTATCTATGTTCAAGCAATTGACGACGTTACAGCTACTACACTAGCTGCGGTTGATGGCAGAAAGATAGGCATAAAAGCAAATAAAGAAGGTGCGGTCACTTTAGCTAAAGAATTTGCTAAGGCTTTAAAAGCTAAGAAGATAGATGTTGCAGTTTTTGATAGAAATGGTTATTTGTATCATGGCGTTATCGCAGCATTTGCTGAAGCTTTAAGAGAAAATGGCATCAAGCTATAA
- the rpsE gene encoding 30S ribosomal protein S5, translating into MEKYNREEFEEVIVDIGRVTKVVKGGRRFRFTALVVVGNRNGLVGFGYGKAKEVPDAMRKAIDDAFKNIIHVKIKGTTIPHDVEVKYNASRMLLRPASEGTGVIAGGSARPIIELAGIKDILTKSLGSNNSANVVRATIKALSLLKS; encoded by the coding sequence ATGGAAAAATATAATAGAGAAGAATTTGAAGAAGTAATCGTCGATATCGGTCGGGTTACAAAGGTTGTTAAAGGTGGCCGTAGATTTAGATTTACAGCTTTAGTTGTTGTTGGTAATAGAAATGGTCTAGTTGGCTTTGGTTATGGTAAAGCTAAAGAGGTACCAGATGCGATGAGAAAAGCAATTGACGACGCATTTAAAAATATTATCCACGTTAAGATCAAAGGCACAACTATCCCTCACGATGTAGAGGTAAAATACAACGCAAGTAGAATGCTACTTCGCCCAGCTAGCGAGGGTACTGGTGTTATCGCTGGTGGTAGTGCACGTCCTATTATCGAGCTTGCAGGTATTAAGGATATCCTTACTAAATCACTTGGCTCAAACAACTCAGCAAACGTCGTTCGTGCTACTATAAAAGCACTTAGTTTGCTAAAAAGCTAA
- the rplO gene encoding 50S ribosomal protein L15 encodes MALEKLTPAAGSTHATKRIGRGQGSGNGKTAGKGNKGQRARKGYNEKRGFEGGQQPLQRRLPKVGFTSKFEKPYVINVEKIAAIKELAEISIATIASVHKISKSVTKIKLIGASAKALASKIKDENVSVSGTK; translated from the coding sequence ATGGCATTAGAAAAATTAACACCTGCTGCAGGTTCAACTCATGCAACCAAAAGAATAGGTCGTGGTCAAGGTAGCGGCAATGGCAAAACTGCTGGCAAAGGTAACAAAGGCCAAAGAGCAAGAAAAGGCTACAATGAGAAAAGAGGTTTTGAGGGCGGACAGCAACCACTTCAAAGGCGTCTTCCAAAAGTAGGTTTTACTTCTAAATTTGAAAAACCTTATGTTATTAATGTCGAAAAAATTGCAGCTATAAAAGAGCTTGCTGAAATTTCAATAGCAACAATAGCTAGCGTTCATAAAATTTCAAAGAGCGTTACTAAGATAAAACTAATCGGTGCAAGCGCAAAAGCTCTTGCTTCAAAGATCAAAGACGAGAACGTTAGCGTTAGCGGAACAAAATAA
- the secY gene encoding preprotein translocase subunit SecY — MDKTLTNKILITLAFLFAYRILAYVPVPGVNVDVIKEFFNSNNSNALGLFNMFSGKAAERLSIISLGIMPYITASIIMELLAATFPKLGQMKKERDGMQKYMQIIRYATIVITLVQSIGVSIGLQSLSGRGGEQAIMIDINLFIAISAVSMLTGTMLLMWIGEQITQRGIGNGISLIIFAGIVSGIPSAIGGTVNLVNTSEMNFLTVIAILVIILATIGAIIFVEMGERRIPISYSRKVIMENQNKRIMNYIPIKVNLSGVIPPIFASAILMFPSTILQASTNPIIQAINDFLSPNGYMFNFLTFLFIIFFAFFYASIVFNTKDISENLKKQGGFIPGVRPGESTANYLNEVAGRLTLGGALYLGIISTLPWVLVKTMGVPFYFGGTSVLIVVSVALDTMRRIEAQSYTNKYQTLSAVGL, encoded by the coding sequence ATGGATAAAACACTGACCAACAAGATTTTAATCACGTTGGCATTTTTGTTCGCATACAGGATACTGGCTTATGTGCCAGTTCCTGGTGTTAATGTCGACGTAATTAAAGAATTTTTCAATTCAAACAATAGCAATGCCTTGGGTCTATTTAATATGTTTAGTGGTAAAGCTGCTGAGCGTTTAAGTATTATCTCTTTAGGTATCATGCCTTACATCACAGCTTCGATCATTATGGAGCTTTTAGCAGCAACATTTCCGAAATTAGGTCAGATGAAAAAAGAGCGTGACGGTATGCAAAAATATATGCAAATTATACGCTATGCAACCATTGTCATCACTCTTGTGCAATCAATCGGTGTTTCTATCGGACTTCAAAGCTTAAGTGGACGCGGTGGCGAACAAGCTATCATGATAGATATAAATTTATTTATCGCGATATCTGCTGTATCTATGCTAACTGGAACTATGCTGCTTATGTGGATAGGTGAGCAAATAACGCAACGTGGTATAGGCAACGGTATAAGTCTTATCATCTTTGCTGGTATCGTCTCTGGCATACCTAGTGCGATCGGCGGAACTGTAAATTTAGTAAATACTTCCGAGATGAATTTCCTAACAGTTATCGCTATTTTGGTGATTATCTTAGCTACTATTGGTGCTATTATATTTGTCGAGATGGGCGAAAGGCGTATCCCTATTTCTTACTCAAGAAAAGTGATAATGGAAAATCAAAACAAACGTATAATGAACTATATACCGATCAAAGTAAATTTAAGCGGCGTTATCCCACCGATATTTGCTAGTGCGATTTTGATGTTTCCTAGTACTATTTTACAAGCTAGTACAAATCCGATCATCCAAGCTATCAACGACTTTTTAAGTCCAAATGGCTATATGTTTAACTTTTTAACGTTTTTATTTATTATCTTCTTTGCGTTTTTCTACGCATCAATCGTGTTTAACACAAAAGATATAAGTGAAAATTTAAAGAAACAAGGCGGATTTATCCCAGGTGTTAGACCAGGCGAGAGTACGGCTAATTATCTAAATGAAGTGGCTGGCAGACTAACTTTGGGCGGTGCTTTATATCTAGGCATCATCTCAACTTTGCCGTGGGTACTTGTAAAAACTATGGGTGTACCATTTTATTTTGGTGGCACGTCAGTACTTATCGTGGTCTCTGTCGCTCTGGATACTATGAGGCGTATAGAAGCTCAGTCTTATACAAACAAATACCAAACTCTAAGTGCAGTAGGTCTATAA
- the map gene encoding type I methionyl aminopeptidase, whose translation MAITLKRPAEIEKMRAANKIVAQTLDHVSTIIKPGISLLEIDKICEDMIRAAGAKPAFKGLYGFPNAACISVNEVVIHGIPNEYKLKEGDIVSVDIGSNLDGYFGDSARTFGVGKISKEDEALIACSKDALYFAIDYIRAGMHFKEICYELEKFILGRGYVPLRGYCGHGIGKRPHEEPEIPNYLEGHNPKAGPKIKEGMVFCIEPMICQKDGTPVLGSDNWKVTSKDGLRTSHYEHCMAIVNGKAEILSQA comes from the coding sequence ATGGCTATCACGCTAAAAAGACCAGCTGAGATAGAGAAAATGAGAGCGGCGAATAAGATCGTCGCTCAAACTCTTGATCACGTTTCTACGATTATAAAACCTGGAATTTCACTTCTTGAAATAGATAAAATTTGTGAAGATATGATAAGGGCTGCTGGGGCAAAACCTGCTTTTAAAGGGCTCTATGGCTTCCCAAATGCAGCTTGCATAAGCGTCAATGAAGTGGTGATCCACGGAATTCCAAATGAATACAAACTAAAAGAGGGCGATATCGTTAGTGTTGATATTGGCTCAAATTTAGATGGTTATTTTGGTGATTCAGCTAGGACTTTTGGGGTTGGTAAAATTTCAAAAGAAGATGAAGCCTTGATCGCTTGCTCAAAAGATGCACTATATTTTGCGATTGACTATATAAGAGCTGGTATGCATTTTAAAGAAATTTGCTACGAGCTTGAGAAATTTATACTAGGTAGAGGCTATGTGCCTTTGCGTGGGTATTGTGGTCATGGTATAGGAAAAAGGCCACATGAAGAGCCAGAAATTCCAAACTACCTTGAGGGACATAATCCAAAAGCCGGACCAAAGATAAAAGAGGGAATGGTTTTTTGTATAGAGCCGATGATCTGTCAAAAAGATGGTACGCCAGTTTTAGGAAGTGATAACTGGAAAGTAACCTCAAAAGATGGTTTGAGAACCAGCCATTATGAGCATTGCATGGCGATAGTTAATGGTAAGGCCGAAATTTTAAGCCAAGCATAA